Proteins found in one Miscanthus floridulus cultivar M001 chromosome 4, ASM1932011v1, whole genome shotgun sequence genomic segment:
- the LOC136550080 gene encoding protein ALTERED PHOSPHATE STARVATION RESPONSE 1-like, with translation MGNCAASRLAGGCGDAGDPVAVCRDRKRLIKAAAERRFALADAHAAYAAALRSVADALDVFVARHTAPAPILITLPTPSSSPPGSPKPAQVQVQGLPSPTTPPPPQQEQQEEEEAPASPAAAEDGGGGVQTPEMGCPYYYPSPATPPPPPPPAASAVGGWDFFNPFYGTEEVAAAISDEEMRAVREREGIPELEEAEEEEEGAKAVETKPPKAEASLGVLTPQEEAKDVCEMAANNGGLEVAVAPQGRELLAALKEVEELFAAAAEASKEVSGMLEAATRVPELKENSSKIIHAITWHRSPSSVSSSYRSELGASSNSLSWTDKSETKSDIFEDYGGMKSGSHSQTLGRLYAWEKKLYEEVKTIDQIRQTYAKKCVQLRNQDAKGSELRCAEKTRTTVRDLYTRIWVSLRAVESISDRIQKLRAEELQPQLVELLQGFTKSWKIMVDSHETQRQIMFEVNSFTCPAYGKFCNDAQRHATLKLEVELRNWRSCFISYFNAQKSYIEALDGWLLKFILTDTIRYSRGISSIAPDRAGAPTLVVICHDWYTTMSKFPNKRVAFTMRNFLRSVRVLWLKQGEEQQQKRKVDSLAKELDKKVTAYKRAENRIIGTKLLEHKPETDAKQRMEHLSEKKEMLNVLRKRIETEKAKHHACMQDTHDVTLNGFKIGLASIFESLAEFSKDSVKLYEDLLARAHDKDSEKATTDKRPCGGGPFSHIAVDAT, from the exons ATGGGGAACTGCGCCGCCTCCCGCCTTGCCGGCGGCTGCGGCGACGCCGGGGACCCCGTGGCTGTGTGCCGCGACCGGAAGCGTCTCATCAAGGCGGCGGCCGAGCGCCGGTTCGCGCTGGCCGACGCGCACGCCGCTTACGCGGCGGCGCTCCGTTCCGTTGCCGATGCACTCGACGTCTTCGTCGCGCGCCACACCGCGCCGGCGCCGATCCTCATCACGCTCCCCACCCCCAGCAGCTCGCCCCCGGGTTCCCCCAAGCCAGCGCAGGTTCAAGTGCAGGGGCTTCCCTCTCCCACCACGCCGCCGCCCCcgcagcaggagcagcaggaggaggaggaggcgccggcATCACCGGCCGCCGCGGAAGATGGGGGCGGCGGCGTGCAGACGCCGGAGATGGGGTGCCCGTACTACTACCCATCCCCGGCGACGCCGCCACCGCCCCCGCCCCCTGCGGCGTCGGCGGTCGGCGGGTGGGACTTCTTTAACCCGTTCTACGGGACGGAGGAGGTGGCCGCGGCCATCAGCGACGAGGAGATGCGAGCGGTGAGGGAGCGAGAGGGCATCCCCGAActggaggaggcggaggaggaagaggagggggcgaAGGCGGTGGAAACCAAGCCCCCCAAAGCAGAGGCCTCTCTTGGAGTCTTAACCCCCCAAGAAGAGGCTAAAGATGTGTGCGAGATGGCGGCGAACAACGGCGGGCTGGAGGTGGCCGTGGCGCCGCAGGGGCGCGAGCTGCTCGCGGCGCtcaaggaggtggaggagctcttCGCGGCGGCCGCCGAGGCAAGCAAGGAGGTGTCTGGCATGCTCGAAGCCGCCACGCGCGTCCCCGAGCTCAAAG AAAATTCGTCAAAAATAATTCATGCCATCACATGGCATCGGTCTCCATCATCGGTATCCTCATCCTACAGGAGCGAGCTGGGAGCAAGCTCAAATAGTTTGTCATGGACAGACAAGAGTGAAACTAAGAGTGATATATTCGAAGACTATGGTGGAATGAAGTCAGGAAGTCATTCACAGACTTTAGGGAGACTGTATGCTTGGGAGAAGAAACTTTATGAAGAAGTCAAG ACTATAGATCAAATCCGACAAACCTATGCGAAGAAATGTGTTCAGCTGAGGAACCAAGATGCCAAAGGTTCAGAGCTGCGTTGTGCTGAAAAAACCAGGACAACTGTTAGAGACTTGTACACAAGAATCTGGGTTTCACTACGAGCAGTAGAATCCATATCCGATAGAATACAGAAGTTACGGGCTGAGGAACTGCAGCCACAACTCGTTGAACTGTTGCAGGG CTTTACAAAATCTTGGAAAATAATGGTTGACTCACATGAAACCCAGAGACAGATTATGTTTGAGGTGAATTCATTTACATGTCCTGCTTATGGCAAATTCTGTAACGATGCACAGCGTCATGCAACTCTGAAGTTGGAGGTTGAACTGAGGAATTGGAGATCCTGCTTTATTAGCTATTTCAATGCTCAGAAATCATATATCGAAGCTCTTGATGGCTGGTTATTGAAGTTTATTCTGACCGATACTATCCGGTACTCCCGAGGAATCTCATCAATTGCTCCAGATAGAGCTGGTGCCCCAACTCTAGTTGTGATTTGCCATGACTGGTACACTACAATGTCCAAGTTTCCAAACAAGCGGGTCGCCTTCACCATGAGAAATTTTCTCAGAAGTGTGAGAGTGCTATGGCTGAAGCAAGGGGAAGAGCAACAGCAGAAGAGAAAGGTGGACAGCCTGGCAAAAGAGTTGGACAAGAAGGTAACTGCCTACAAAAGAGCAGAGAACAGGATCATTGGCACCAAGCTTCTGGAGCATAAGCCTGAGACAGATGCCAAGCAGCGCATGGAACACTTGTCAGAGAAGAAAGAGATGCTCAATGTCCTGAGGAAGAGGATTGAGACAGAGAAAGCGAAGCATCACGCCTGTATGCAGGATACGCATGACGTCACTCTCAACGGGTTCAAGATTGGCCTCGCCAGCATCTTCGAATCATTGGCTGAGTTCTCAAAGGATTCAGTGAAGCTCTACGAAGACCTTCTGGCACGAGCCCATGACAAAGATTCAGAGAAGGCTACTACTGATAAACGGCCCTGCGGTGGGGGGCCATTCTCGCACATAGCGGTGGATGCTACATGA
- the LOC136550081 gene encoding serine/threonine protein phosphatase 2A 57 kDa regulatory subunit B' alpha isoform-like has product MGAAAAEVVVAPRPPSAKRRSTTLKFLFELEKPDSVLPAGTAKLPPPSPEPEADSLIDKIASCNRVFTFADDSAECEEERDAKRERLVEVLGAVRSSGAKQETLDHRVMVALVKMVGANLFRAMPPSACPALLPPDGVDEETNVMVLAPSWPHLQVVYDILLSVVTASDAKTLRHHVDRAFLSSLLALFRSEDPRERDRLKTVYHQLYSKLTCERAFMRRSMAAAFLRFVYEAPPAERHCGAAELLEICGSIINGFAVPLKEEHRAFLARVLLPLHRTRWVHTYHRQLAYCVLQFVHKEPGLADAVVTDILRHWPVTNCQKEVLLIEELEEILEVLELKHFQKLAVPICSRIARCVSSYNSQVAERALYVWNNERFLELATSSPGVMEKILPVFVASVESNLELHWSKCVQQATASVKSLLQQVAPDLYARCADDLATRRSEAEVAAAVRDARWRKLETAAADTK; this is encoded by the exons ATGGGCGCTGCCgcggcggaggtggtggtggcgccgAGGCCGCCGTCGGCCAAGAGGAGGTCGACCACGCTCAAGTTCCTGTTCGAGCTCGAGAAGCCGGACAGCGTGCTCCCGGCCGGCACGGCCAAgctgccaccgccgtcgccggAGCCCGAGGCGGACAGCCTCATCGACAAGATCGCCTCGTGCAACCGCGTGTTCACGTTCGCCGACGACTCGGCCGAGTGCGAGGAGGAGCGGGACGCGAAGCGGGAGCGGCTCGTCGAGGTGCTGGGCGCCGTCCGGTCGAGCGGGGCCAAGCAGGAGACGCTGGACCACCGCGTGATGGTGGCGCTGGTGAAGATGGTCGGCGCCAACCTATTCCGGGCAATGCCGCCGTCGGCGTGCCCGGCGCTGCTGCCCCCCGACGGCGTCGACGAGGAGACGAACGTGATGGTGCTGGCCCCGTCGTGGCCGCACCTCCAGGTGGTGTACGACATCCTCCTCTCCGTGGTCACCGCGTCGGACGCCAAGACGCTGCGCCACCACGTGGACCGCGCCTTCCTCTCGTCGCTCCTCGCGCTGTTCCGCTCCGAGGACCCCCGGGAGCGCGACCGGCTCAAGACCGTGTACCACCAGCTCTACTCCAAGCTCACCTGCGAGCGCGCCTTCATGCGCCGCTCCATGGCCGCCGCGTTCCTGCGGTTCGTCTACGAGGCGCCCCCTGCCGAGCGCCACTGCGGCGCCGCCGAGCTGCTGGAGATCTGCGGCAGCATCATCAACGGCTTCGCCGTGCCGCTCAAGGAGGAGCACCGCGCGTTCCTGGCGCGCGTGCTGCTGCCGCTCCACCGGACGCGGTGGGTGCACACGTACCACCGCCAGCTCGCCTACTGCGTGCTCCAGTTCGTGCACAAGGAGCCGGGCCTCGCCGACGCGGTGGTCACGGACATCCTGCGCCACTGGCCCGTGACCAACTGCCAGAAGGAGGTGCTGCTCATCGAGGAGCTCGAGGAGATTCTCGAGGTGCTCGAGCTCAAGCACTTCCAGAAGCTCGCCGTGCCCATCTGCTCCCGGATCGCCCGCTGTGTCAGTAGCTACAACTCTCAG GTGGCGGAGAGGGCGCTGTACGTGTGGAACAACGAGCGGTTCCTGGAGCTGGCGACGTCGTCGCCGGGCGTGATGGAGAAGATCCTGCCGGTGTTCGTGGCGAGCGTGGAGAGCAACCTGGAGCTGCACTGGAGCAAGTGCGTGCAGCAGGCGACGGCCAGCGTCAAGTCCCTGCTCCAGCAGGTCGCGCCCGACCTGTACGCCCggtgcgccgacgacctcgccacGCGGCGGTCCGAGGCCGaggtcgccgccgccgtgcggGACGCCCGGTGGCGTAAGCTCGAGACAGCCGCCGCCGACACCAAATAG
- the LOC136552228 gene encoding pentatricopeptide repeat-containing protein At1g20300, mitochondrial-like — MALFLKPKRHLSVTGGIVFLRHFCEGSPSPSPPPLTHDDTKLLDALHAALLDHRRANAAAELPVSPPFDPLPSLSSTISDLLPSPPPPHLPLPLLRRLLALRRGVPLPEAVAFFHHIAHSLPADSLPDLYASMIDLLAKHHHFPLARHLLDEMRERAVPISSRLILALIRRYVRAEMPSEAADLFRRMEEYGAGAPEPATLASLLAALSKKRLASEAQALFDSCTTVFTPDVVLYTAVVHAWCRAGRLDEAEHVFAEMQQSGIMPNVYTYTAVIDAMYRAGQVPRAQELLCQMIDSGCPPNTATFNAIMRAHVKAGRSEQVLQVHNQMHQLRCEPDIITYNFLIETHCGKGQGNLDAALKVLDKMTAKKCIPDCHTFNPMFRLLLVLGNIGAAHKLYEKMRELQCRPNVVTYNCLLRLFNKEKSMDMVLRMRKNMDAEGIEPNMHTYAALIETFCGRGNWKRAHATLKEMIEEKSLKPSKQVCDMVLVLLRKAGQLKKHEELVELMVDRGFISHPANDALWSTLSAC; from the coding sequence ATGGCTCTCTTCCTCAAGCCCAAGCGCCACCTCTCCGTCACCGGCGGCATCGTCTTCCTGCGCCACTTCTGCGAGGGCTCCCCGAGCCCGTCGCCCCCGCCCCTGACCCACGACGACACCAAGCTCCTGGACGCCCTGCACGCGGCGCTCCTCGACCACCGCCGCGCCAACGCGGCCGCTGAGCTCCCGGTATCCCCGCCGTTCGACCCGCTCCCGTCCCTCTCGTCCACCATCTCGGACCTGCTCCCTTCCCCACCTCCGCCTCACCTCCCGCTccccctcctccgccgcctcctcgcgctcCGCCGCGGCGTCCCGCTCCCCGAGGCCGTCGCCTTCTTCCACCACATCGCCCATTCCCTTCCTGCCGACTCCCTCCCCGATCTCTACGCCTCCATGATAGACCTGCTCGCCAAGCACCACCATTTCCCGCTCGCGCGCCACCTGCTCGACGAAATGAGGGAGCGGGCCGTCCCCATCTCATCGCGGCTCATCCTCGCCTTGATCCGCCGCTATGTCCGAGCCGAGATGCCGTCGGAGGCCGCCGACCTGTTCCGCCGCATGGAGGAGTACGGCGCCGGGGCTCCGGAGCCTGCCACACTGGCATCCCTCCTGGCTGCTCTCTCCAAGAAGCGCCTTGCCAGTGAGGCGCAGGCGCTGTTCGACAGTTGCACGACTGTCTTCACACCGGATGTTGTGCTCTACACAGCCGTGGTCCACGCGTGGTGCCGCGCCGGGAGGCTCGATGAGGCAGAGCACGTGTTCGCAGAAATGCAGCAGTCAGGGATCATGCCGAATGTGTATACTTACACTGCTGTGATTGATGCAATGTATCGTGCGGGGCAGGTTCCCCGTGCGCAGGAGCTCCTGTGCCAGATGATCGATTCTGGGTGCCCCCCAAACACAGCGACGTTCAATGCTATCATGCGGGCGCATGTCAAGGCTGGCCGTTCTGAGCAGGTGCTGCAGGTGCATAACCAGATGCACCAGCTTCGGTGTGAGCCAGACATTATCACATACAATTTCTTGATCGAGACTCATTGTGGGAAGGGGCAGGGCAATCTTGATGCAGCGCTGAAGGTGCTTGACAAAATGACAGCAAAAAAGTGTATTCCTGACTGCCACACGTTCAATCCCATGTTCAGGCTGTTACTTGTGCTTGGCAACATAGGTGCTGCACATAAGTTGTATGAGAAAATGAGGGAGCTGCAATGCAGGCCAAATGTCGTGACATATAACTGCCTTCTAAGGTTGTTCAATAAGGAGAAGTCAATGGATATGGTTCTAAGGATGAGGAAGAACATGGATGCGGAAGGAATAGAGCCAAACATGCACACCTATGCGGCTCTGATCGAGACATTCTGTGGGAGGGGAAACTGGAAGCGTGCACACGCAACGCTAAAGGAAATGATCGAGGAGAAATCCTTAAAACCTTCAAAGCAGGTGTGTGATATGGTATTGGTCCTTTTGAGAAAGGCTGGACAGCTCAAGAAGCACGAAGAGCTTGTTGAACTGATGGTTGATCGGGGTTTTATTAGCCACCCTGCTAATGATGCATTGTGGAGCACACTATCTGCTTGCTGA
- the LOC136552229 gene encoding uncharacterized protein At1g76070-like — protein sequence MEKKHKKQHARSRSFTGGGLASFLKSTVASFSSTFPSSGGGRRSSFNHRNAFSGPIVSIVPPEARGGGRRNKRSPGYVTPEPLSPKVSCIGQIKRSSSRRQKKVNPCGKNGGACPLPPRPPLAEAKPCRPKRSLVKRMSFRRSRSRSRSSSKDTLIGNGKAMAAAAPAPAPPAGLGQMRRFTSGRAAFQDFDWREEERRSRDSDEEDEDDGFVAHSAPLVLGGGVVASEPRKEVNLWRRRPMAPPTPLELP from the coding sequence ATGgagaagaagcataagaagcaGCACGCGAGGTCAAGGAGCTTCACCGGCGGCGGGCTGGCCTCCTTCCTCAAGTCCACCGTCGCCTCCTTCTCCTCCACCTTCCCgtccagcggcggcggcaggaggTCATCCTTCAACCACCGCAACGCCTTCTCGGGCCCCATCGTCTCCATCGTCCCGCCGGAGGCCCGCGGCGGCGGCAGGAGGAATAAGCGGTCGCCGGGGTACGTGACGCCCGAGCCGTTGTCGCCCAAGGTGTCCTGCATCGGCCAGATCAAGCGGAGCAGCTCCAGGCGCCAGAAGAAGGTCAACCCGTGCGGCAAGAACGGCGGCGCCTGCCCGCTCCCGCCGCGGCCACCGCTGGCGGAAGCGAAGCCTTGCAGGCCCAAGCGCTCGCTCGTCAAGCGGATGTCCTTCCGGCGCAGCAGGTCGCGTTCTCGGTCAAGTTCTAAAGATACCCTCATCGGTAACGGGaaagcgatggcggcggcggccccgGCTCCAGCGCCGCCGGCGGGTCTCGGCCAGATGAGGCGGTTCACGAGCGGGCGCGCCGCGTTTCAGGACTTCGACTGgcgggaggaggagaggaggagccgTGACAgcgatgaggaggacgaggacgacgggTTCGTCGCGCATTCGGCGCCGCTGGTGCTCGGGGGCGGGGTGGTTGCCTCGGAGCCCAGGAAGGAGGTCAACCTGTGGAGGCGTCGCCCCATGGCTCCTCCCACTCCTCTTGAGCTTCCCTAG